TACTGTGAAGAGGCGGGTCGGATCGTCGTTGTGGTCACGGTATTTTTACTGCGCTCGGTTTCCTTGACTGGTAATTGCACTGTTCGCTGTTGCACTTGGGGTGCTTCAACAGCAACTGGTGTGGTCACCACCACCGCTTTACCCTGCGTCGCAGTTGGAACCTTTTGATAAGGAGAATTGACCACAGGTGCTTGTCGATTATAAATATCTTCAACATTCTCTGGTAACTTGGCAAAATTACCATTCTTATCCATTGAAAGCTGCAAACTATAGAGTTGATTATAACGTTGTTGCGAAATACGACGCACATCATCAGCATCCCCCACAATTGAAGGGTGGATGAAAACCAAAAGATTACGTTTTACATTACTTCTTGTATTTGAACTAAATAGGCGACCCAAATAAGGAATATCCCCTAACAGTGGCAGGCTCTGGCGAGATTGTTCCGTATCATCCGAAATTAAACCACCCAAAACCACTGTTTGACCATGATCAGCCAACACTGAGGTTTTAATCGCACGTTTACTGGTCACCAAATCTGCAGCTTGACCTTTATTGCTTTGAACATTGGAAACTTCTTGCTCAACCTCTAAACGTACAGATCCACCCTCACCAATATGTGGAATAACCTTTAAGGTCACCCCGACATCTTTACGTTCAACCGTCGTATAAGGGTTAACCGTACTGTTTCCTGTCGTTGCCACGGAACCCGTCACAAAGGGAACATTTTGACCAACAACAATATAGGCTTCTTCATTATCCATGGTCACAATCGATGGAGAAGACAATAGGTTGGACTTAGTATTGGTCTTTAAGGCTTGAATCAAGGCGCCGTATGCACGTCGCGGATTACTAAAGTCACCGACCGCAAAACTTGCGCCACTCCCAGTGCCCCCATTCGTGCTTCCAAGCACGCCTGCTGCACCTGCTGCCCCACCGGTTAAATAACCAGCGGCAATTTTAGACAGGCTTGCACCTACATTGCTAAAACTGAGTAAACCAATGCCGCTACTCAGGTCACCCAAAGCCCACTGCACACCGAGTTGATCCGCATCATCACCCGTCACTTCCATAATTGCAGCTTCGATTAATACCTGCTGACGACGCGTATCTAATTGCTGAATTGCCGCATCGATTTCCCGCATCAACTGCGGATCAGCTTTGACCACCAAAGCATTTTGTGCAGGATCTGCAATAATACTCACGCCACCTTGATTAAAACTGGTAATACTTGAGTTTTGGCTATTGTTGGAATTGCTGTTTAAGTTAATTGACGGGGTAGAAACCGATGAACCTGTTGATGAACTGGAATTCTGATTATTCGACATCAGATTACTCACCGAATTCGGTCGATTGGTACTATTTGATGTAGATGACGAAGATGCAGATTGTCCTGTTACTAAACCTTGTAAAATCTCGGCTAAGTTTTTTGCACTCGCATATTTCAAACGATAAACTTTAAGACCACCCAACCGATCTGCGGAGGGTACATCCAGCATTTCAATCATTTGACGCAAACGTTTCCGTGAGTCTGGGTCACCTTTGATCAGAATCCGATTGGTTCGATTATCAGCAATAATCCGCACCCGCGAGCCAATAAAGTCTTTCGATGCGCCCGTTGCACTCATGGTCTCCAACAAGCCAATAATTTCTTCTGCTTGACTCGACTGCAAACTAATCGCTTCAATATCATATTGACCCGTACCATCCAGATTACGCACGATATTTTCAAGCTGATAGATATTGGTTGCGCGATCAGAAACAATTAAAGCATTGGTTCCCGCAACCGCCGCCAAATGTGCAAATTGTGGCATTAATGGGCGTAAAGCGGGAATCAGGTCATTCGGATTGGTATTTTGCAACCAGATCACCCGAGTCACAATTTGATCACCACCGGCACGACTGCGTGCATCGTAAGGAATCCCCGAGTTCTTCGCATTACTGTCTGGTACCAGCTTAACCGTGTTCCCTGAAGGGAGTGCCACCACACCATTAACATTGAGCACGCCTAAAAATAGGTCATACACTTCATCTTTATTCAGCGGCTTGTTGGAAATAACCGTTACATTGCCACGTACACGTGGGTCAA
The DNA window shown above is from Acinetobacter colistiniresistens and carries:
- the gspD gene encoding type II secretion system secretin GspD, with the translated sequence MAVLNHQRPLWALLAAAPLIATVSTHVQAQTWKINLRDADLTAFINEVADITGKNFAVDPRVRGNVTVISNKPLNKDEVYDLFLGVLNVNGVVALPSGNTVKLVPDSNAKNSGIPYDARSRAGGDQIVTRVIWLQNTNPNDLIPALRPLMPQFAHLAAVAGTNALIVSDRATNIYQLENIVRNLDGTGQYDIEAISLQSSQAEEIIGLLETMSATGASKDFIGSRVRIIADNRTNRILIKGDPDSRKRLRQMIEMLDVPSADRLGGLKVYRLKYASAKNLAEILQGLVTGQSASSSSTSNSTNRPNSVSNLMSNNQNSSSSTGSSVSTPSINLNSNSNNSQNSSITSFNQGGVSIIADPAQNALVVKADPQLMREIDAAIQQLDTRRQQVLIEAAIMEVTGDDADQLGVQWALGDLSSGIGLLSFSNVGASLSKIAAGYLTGGAAGAAGVLGSTNGGTGSGASFAVGDFSNPRRAYGALIQALKTNTKSNLLSSPSIVTMDNEEAYIVVGQNVPFVTGSVATTGNSTVNPYTTVERKDVGVTLKVIPHIGEGGSVRLEVEQEVSNVQSNKGQAADLVTSKRAIKTSVLADHGQTVVLGGLISDDTEQSRQSLPLLGDIPYLGRLFSSNTRSNVKRNLLVFIHPSIVGDADDVRRISQQRYNQLYSLQLSMDKNGNFAKLPENVEDIYNRQAPVVNSPYQKVPTATQGKAVVVTTPVAVEAPQVQQRTVQLPVKETERSKNTVTTTTIRPASSQ